From the genome of Vagococcus entomophilus:
CCACAACGATGCTGGCTGATTCTGCTAGTAAAAATTCGGCAAAGGCAATTGCAAGACCTGCCTTTGCAGCAGATTGGATGTTTTCTTTCCGAAAGTCTTTACCTTTTTTCCAAAAATGAACTTCTGGTCGCTGTAAAAGATCCGTTAAGCCAAATTGTTTAAAGCGCGTATCTGTTGGTAGCAAGAGATGCTCTTCTTGTGATTGCGCAATTAATTGATTGAGCGTTTCTTGAAGTGTCTCTTGAGTAGTTTCAAGAACAGGAGTATGAATAGTTTTAGCTTTTTCTTTACAGATAGCTAAAAGCTCTTGTGGTGTTTTGTCTACCAAAGTGGTCTGTGCTAAGTCGTGTACGGGCTGAATTTTTTTGTCTTTTAATGAGTGTCTAGGAGTGCCCAATTTATCGGCCAAATGATTTAAAAAATTTTCTTTTTTTTCTAAGGTATCACTCATTTTATTGCCCCCCTTGTTGTTCTTTTTTATGATGTTTGAACCATTCTCTAAAGGCATCTTTTCCTTTAGGTGGACGTGGTAAGTCTCTAATAGAGGTCCAACCACCAAGTAGTCCAGGCCCCATATTTAGGTAGCCATCATAATTGTATAGATTTTCAACGCTTGTTTGCTTGTGCTTAGACAAAACACCCGAAGGTAAATGATCCATTTTCATCGCCATTTTAAAAAGAATTGGAGAGGCAGTTGCTTTGCCTATTACACGTAAAGTCAGATCGTCTAAACCGTGTGTCATTTTTAGGTCATCGGTCATCTTCACTCGGTGTTCAATGAGCAACTGATGCAGAGGGATTTTAACAGGACAAGTATCTGTACAGGCGCCACATAGGCTAGAAGCATAAGGTAAATCGCCAAAATCTTCATAGCCACCTAATATTGGCGAAAGAACAGCCCCCATTGGTCCAGGATAAATCGAACCATAGCCATGTCCGCCTATATGTCGGTATACGGGGCAAACATTCAAACAAGCACCACAGCGAATACATTGAAGCATGGGTTGAAAAACAGTTCCCAAAGCGTTAGAACGTCCGTTGTCAATAATAACAACATGGAAATCTTCGGGACCATCAGATTCATCAGAATTTGTCCGGCCAGCAAAAGTTACATAACTAGTGAGACTCTGACCTACTGCACTTCTAGACAGCAAGTTATCAACGACTTCCGCTTCTTCCATAGTTGGCACAATCCGCTCCATGCCCATCAAAACAATTTGTGTTTTGGGGATACTGATGCATAGGTCCGCATTTCCTTCATTTGTGACGAGATTGATGATGCCACTGTCTGCAATCGCAAAGTTACATCCGGTAATCCCAATATCTGCTTCTAAGAAAAACTCGCGCAAAACCTTACGCGCAAACCTGGCCATGTGTACCGGTTCGTTATCGCCATCATAGCCTAACTTTTTCTCGAAAACTTTCCGAATTTGTTCCCGATTCTTGTGGATATTTGGGAACACGATATGAGAGGGTTCGTCCCAATCGTCCATTTGTAAGATGAATTCGGCGAGGTCTGTTTCCATTACGCTTACCCCATCTAATTCGAGGAGCATCTGATCAAGCCCAACCTCGGTCGTAACCATCGATTTTGATTTTACGATTTTTTTTGCTTGTTTTTCTAGGGTTACTTTTCGAACATAGTCACGTGCTTCTTCCTCGGTTTGAGCAAAAAAGACGTGGCCCCCATTTTTTTCGACATTATCGCTAAACTGTTCTAAGTAGTCAGGTAAATAAGCAATAGTTTCCTTTCGAATTTGTTCACCGAGCTCACGCCACATTTCCCAATGGCCAAGTTCTTCACGAGCCCCTTCGCGTTTGACCCATTGATCATCTTGAGCTTTGGCTACTGCTTTTTGCATAAATGTATCTTCAATACTTGCTTGTAAACGTTCATCAAAGGTTTTTGTACTTGTTTTCAGTCCCATGTGATTACTCCTCCTATTCTAGGCATGTACGCTATCTGGAATGTGAACACGGCTTTCATCGATTCCGTGATTTAATACTTCAGCAATGTGCATAATCTTGATGCGTTTGCCTTCCCGATTGAATTTCCCACCAATATTCATGAGACAAGCCATGTCTGCACTAATCAAGACTTCCGCACCAGTATCAATGATGTCATTCATTTTTTCAGTGACCATTTGGTTTGAGATAACCGGTTCTTTGACAGAGAAAGTACCACCAAAACCACAGCAGTTTTCGATATGAGGGATGGGAATCATTTCTAAATCTTTGACATGATCTAATAAAATGAAAGGCGTTTCTCGTTCTTTAAGTAGACGAGTCATATGACAAGAACGGTGGTAAGTTGCTTTGGCATCTAATGTCGCACCAACATCCGTTAATCCAAGAACTCGGTTTAGAAATTGCGTGAATTCATACGTTTTTTCATTTAATTCTTTAGCCATCCGCGCATATTTAGGATCATCTTTAAAAATTTCTTCGTATTCTTTAAGCATGGCTACACAACTACCCGCAGCGCCAACAACGTATTCCGAATCTTTGAAAGACTCTAACTGATTGATCAACGTTTTTTGCGATTCTTCGCGGTAACCACTGTTATAAGTGGGTTGACCGCAACAAATTTGTTTGTCTGGAACATCTACTTCTACACCAAAACGTTCGAGTACTTCAACCATGGCAATCGCTACATTTGGAAATAATAAATCTACGACACAACTTGTATAAATGCTAACTTTCATTTTTTTCACTCCAAACTATGATTGTATACGTCTATTATATACCTCTTTTTTAAAATTTAAATGATAATTTTATAAATAAACTTAAATGATAATTATTATCAATATATAAAAATTAATTGTAAGAAAGATAAGCACCTACAGATACTACTGAAACAAAGAAGATCTATTGATTTACAAATGATAATTTTTATAAATAAGAAAAAATAAATAAAGAGAATAATTATTAGGAATTCTTTTCTTTTTTTTAAAAAACCGAATAACGAACTGTTTTTTAAAAATCTTAGGTATAGATTGTTGACATTGAAAGCCATTTCCGCTATGATTCAATTAAATTAATTGGAGGAGACGGATGCCATGTTTTTGACGCATACAGTAACACAACAAAATAATTGTTGTTGCACGATTAAAATAGTTAATCGTGAATTTTCGTATGCAAAAAAACGGACCGGAATGTTTCTTTCTATTGATGAAGTTGAGACACAAATAGACGATTTGTGACATCAGCAAGTATCTTAAAGTTGAAACGGCCAACAGCGCATATGATTATTCATATGCGCTGTTTTTGTATGTAAAAAGGAGGAAGAAGGATGTATGTTCAAACGGTACACCAGTTAATCGGTCAAACGCCATTACTAGAAATCACAGGCTTTGGAATGCCTGAAAATAGTAAAATTTTTGCAAAGCTTGAAATGTTTAATCCAGGCGGAAGTATCAAAGATCGCCTAGGTAAAAAATTTATTGAAACAGCTTTGAAACAGGGGATAATTGACAAAAATACAAATATCATTGAGCCGACTGCTGGAAACACAGGCATCGGGTTAGCGCTAGCAGCGCTGCCCTACCAGTTAAAAGTTACGGTAGTGGTCCCCAAAAAATTTAGTGTTGAGAAACAAATGCTAATGAAAGCTTTAGGTGCTGAAATTATCCATACACCAACAGAAAAAGGGATGAAAGGGGCAATTGATCAGACTGAAGAATTGCTCCAAAAACGCCCGAATAGCTATAGTCCACGACAATTTGAGAACATGGATAATCCTATGACCTATTATGAAACATTGGGACCTGAAATTGTTCAAGATCATCCAGAGCCGTTTTCAAGTTTTGTTGCGGGTGCTGGAAGTGGCGGAACCTTTACTGGTGTGGCAAGTTATTTAAAAGAGCAACAACCCAGTATTCGGACAACGATTGTGGAGCCCAGTGGTTCTATCTTAAATGGTGGTCCGAGTCATTCTCACAGAACGGAAGGGATTGGGATGGAGTTCATCCCCAAATTTGTGGATCAAAATCTGTTTGATCATATCTATACGATATCTGATGATGAAGCCTTTTATTATGTGAAAGAACTGGCTAAAACTCAAGGGATTTTTGTAGGGAGTTCTAGCGGAGCGGCGTTTGCGGCCGCATTGAAAGAAGCCAAGAGCTTACCAAATGGTAGCCATATTGTCACAATTTTTCCAGACAGTAGTGAACGTTATCTCAGCAACCATATTTATGACTAATTTGAAAATGGAGGAAAGAAAAATGAAAATGAAAACAAAATTAATTCACGGTGGTATCAGTAGAGATGAACAGACAGGGGCGGTGAGTGTCCCCATCTATCAAGTCTCTACCTATGCCCAAGAAAAGGTAGGAAAGCACAAAGGATACGAATATTCGCGTTCAGGTAATCCTACTCGTTTTGCACTTGAAGAATTAATTGCGGATCTTGAAGGTGGCGTAAGAGGGTTTGCGTTTGCTTCTGGTTTGGCAGCAATTCATACGGTATTCTCTATGTTTGAAGCAGGAGATCATTTGGTGATTGGGGATGACGTATATGGGGGGACATATCGTTTGTTAAACAGTGTGATGAAAAGAGGAAATCTAACGTTCACTGTTGTGGATACGAGTGATACTGTACAAGTAAAAAAAGCGATTTTACCAAACACAAAAGCGATTTATTTAGAATCACCAAGTAATCCGTTATTAAAAATTTCTGATTTGGCTATTTTGGCAAAAATAGCGAAAGAACATCATTTGTTGACAATTGTTGATAATACGTTTGCCACGCCTTATGCACAGCAACCTTTGCACCTTGGTGCAGATATTGTGTTACATAGTGCAACGAAATATTTAGGCGGTCATAGCGATGTGGTAGCTGGTCTTGTGACAACAAATAGTGAGAAATTGGCAGAAGAAATTGGCTTTTTACAAAACGCGATTGGAGGAGTCTTAGGTCCTCAAGACAGTTGGTTATTGCAACGTGGAATGAAAACACTGGCGATTCGTATGGAAGAACACGAAAAAAATGCACAGACACTTGCCAATCTGCTACAAAATCATCCAAAAGTAGCGCGTGTCTATTATCCAGGTTTATCGACACACGGGAATCATGAACTCGCGAAACAGCAAATGACTAGTTTTGGTGGGATGTTGTCGTTTGAACTGAGCGAGGGGCTGTCGTCAAAGGATTTTGTCGAAAGTTTAAAATGGATTACACTTGCAGAAAGCTTAGGAGCAGTGGAGAGCTTGGTGGAGATTCCAGCACTGATGACCCACGCTTCTATTCCAAAAGAAGTCAGGGAGGCAGCAGGGATTAAAGATGAGCTCATTCGCGTATCGGTTGGCCTAGAAGACATAGAAGACTTAAAAGAAGACGTCAATCAAGCTTTGGAACGTTTGTGAAAAAGTGAAGACTAAAGATAAAGTGTAAACAAAAAGAGCTGAAAAAATTTCAGCTCTTTTTTAGTTGTTAAAAAATGAACAGTGAGTTCGCTTTTTATATAGTAGAGGTTGCTATGGGTTTCCTTTTTGTATCGAAAGGAGCCATTTTCCACGGATCTTGCTTATGATAAATCGTGAACACCCAGAGTAAAAATAATATCCAAGCAATAAGTGAAAGCCAGCCTGCAACTTGCTGTATCAAGGTTTTTTGATAGCGTATGGTGAGAGAATGCTGTCCCTTGGGTACAGTGAACGTCACACGCCCCCCTTTTTCACTAGCTTGATAGACGGTCCCGTTTTTATCATTTGCTTGATATCCTTTATAATATAAAAATGGCGTTTGGAAAGTTGTTGTTTTCTGAGTATCTAATGTGACAATCATCCCATTTTGATACCGTTCTACTTGAAGTGTTTTAATGGCTTCAAGCGCGGTTATTGGGGTGATGTTCTTTTGATCGAGTTGCATGATTTGATCGTAATTTGTTCCAGCAATGAGGTACTCTTTACCTCCCCCGAGGGCAGTTGTTTGAAAAGTTCCATAGTTTTCATTTGTAATTTGGTTTGTTTGGATACTTTGGAATTGATATAAAGTATTACTTGTAAAACTAATGCTCAGTAAACAGATAATTCCTGTTAAAATAGGCACGCTGTTTTTCCATTTGTTCATTTTTTCTTCCCAAATACTGACTGCGACAAGTGAAAAAAAGAAACTAACAAAAAGCAAAATACGCCACGGAAATTGAATGAACTTTAAAAAAGAATGCTGGAAAAGACTCCAGGGAAACAAATTGGTCGATAGGATCAGGAGTAAAAAACTAATGAAAATCAAATGTTGGGTTTTTTTAGAGACTTTTTTAAAATAGAAAATACTGATTGCAGCTACAATTAGTAAGAAAATGCCTATGTTTGGTTGAATGTCACTCCAAACCCCACTCAAGGTAGTAAGAGAATTTTGAAGCAGTGTAGCGAGGCTAAAGTTCAACCCAATTGACCAGAGAGAACCATTTCCAAAATTAAAAGGAACAGCTAACGTTTGTTCTAAGATAGGTAGTAGCACCCAACTTGTTAAAAAGAAAGTCCAAATACCACTGATGGCCAAATTAAAAAACTGGATTTTTTTCTTAAGCAAAGTATCTTTGGCAAAAATAAGATATCCAAGAATAAATAGAGCAAACATAAATGAAGTGATGAAATGAGAACATAAAAGCAGGCTCATGCCAATTACAAGTGGAGCAACTCCTCGTCGTTCTTGATCAGTAAAGAAGATATAGTATAAGCCCAACATAGCAATCGGCAAGTAGGCAAAGGCTTGCGTTTCACCTAATGCTCCTCGAACAGATTGATCTAATAATCTATAAGTCGACAAGGTATATATTGTAGTAAAAAGCCAAGATTTTTTTTGATTATGGCTGACTTTTTGCATAAATAAGTAGGCAAATAGTGCCGTTTGAAAACTAAGAAAAAATTGAAAGGAAAAATAGGCTTGAACAAAAGGCAGTCCGATTATTCTTAGAAACGCATAGGGCAAAAGTAAAATAGAGGGATAAAATAAATCGGCGCCATAACCTGATCCATTTGCCATGTTGTAAAAAATTTTGGGAAACAAATTTCCTGAGGCAACGGATTGAAAATATCCTTCCAAGCGTAGCTTATGAAAAGGCAAATCATCTTGATTATAAATAAAAGACTGCAAGGAAATGGGGAAAATACTAATGAAACTGAGTAGTAACAAACCAATTACAATCCAAATCCACCTGTTTTTTTTGTGAAAAAGTGTAGGGTATTTATATTTAAGCATGATTGTTTAACCTCATTTATGTATTAGATAATGTTATTATAAAGTGTTTACTTGACGAATAAAAGAGTGAAAACAAAAAAGATAGGTGAATAAAAAATAAAACGCTTGCATTTAAGAAGGAAGTTGCATATAATGAAAACGAAGCAACTTGTATATACAAGTTTAAAAGGAGGAAATAACATGGCAAAGTATCAAGATGATGCAACTCAGTTACTAAAAGCAATTGGCGGAAAAGGAAATATTTCTGCAGTCACTCATTGTGCAACGAGAATGCGTTTTGTGCTAAATGATCAAAGCATAGCAGACGAAAAAGCAATCGATGATATTCCAGTTGTAAAAGGAACCTTTACACAAGCTGGACAGTTTCAAGTGATTATCGGGAATGATGTAGCAACTTTTTACAACGAGTTTACAAAAATCGCCGGAGTTGAAGGCGTTTCCAAAGATGCGGTGAAATCAGCATCTAAGCAAAATCAAAATGCAATTCAAAAGGCAATTGGGATATTAGCGGAAGTTTTCGCCCCTTTGATTCCTGCAATCGTTGTTGGTGGACTTATTCTAGGGTTTAGAAATATTATTGGCGAAATCAAGTTTGACAGTTTAGATGGGCAAACTATTGTCCAAGTCTCACAATTTTGGAAAGGTACGTATGATTTCTTGTGGTTGATTGGAGAAGCAATTTTTCATTTCTTACCTGTTGGGATTACTTGGAGTATTGCAAAGAAAATGGGGACGACCCAGATACTTGGGATTGTGTTAGGGATTACGTTAGTCTCTCCACAATTGCTAAATGCATATAGTGTCGCTGAAACAGCAGCAAATAAAATTCCATACTGGGATTTTGGTTTTTTCCATATTGAGATGATTGGGTATCAGGCTCAAGTGATTCCTGCGATGCTTGCTGGTTTTCTTCTTGCCTATTTAGAAATTGGGTTACGAAAAGTGATTCCACAAGCAATCTCAATGATTTTTGTTCCATTCTTCGCCTTAATTCCAACTGTTTTAGCAGCTCATTTGATTTTAGGACCAATTGGGTGGAGCATTGGATCTTGGATTTCTAACGTGGTTTATGCTGGCTTGACAGGAAGTTTTAGTTGGTTATTCGGAAGTGTCTTTGGGTTCTTGTATGCGCCCCTGGTGATTACGGGGCTACATCACATGACCAATGCCATCGATTTACAACTTACAGCTGACTTTGGTGGGACAAACTTGTGGCCGATGATTGCATTATCCAATATTGCTCAAGGATCAGCTGTGCTTGCGATTATTTTCTTACACAGAGGCAATAAAAAAGAAGAACAAA
Proteins encoded in this window:
- a CDS encoding LutC/YkgG family protein; translated protein: MSDTLEKKENFLNHLADKLGTPRHSLKDKKIQPVHDLAQTTLVDKTPQELLAICKEKAKTIHTPVLETTQETLQETLNQLIAQSQEEHLLLPTDTRFKQFGLTDLLQRPEVHFWKKGKDFRKENIQSAAKAGLAIAFAEFLLAESASIVVETSAGQGRSLHFLPKKYISIIPMSKIVPRSTQAAAFYTEQRERGHNVGSAVHFISGPSNSGDIEMQLVVGVHGPIEVTYVIVTDC
- a CDS encoding LutB/LldF family L-lactate oxidation iron-sulfur protein, with protein sequence MGLKTSTKTFDERLQASIEDTFMQKAVAKAQDDQWVKREGAREELGHWEMWRELGEQIRKETIAYLPDYLEQFSDNVEKNGGHVFFAQTEEEARDYVRKVTLEKQAKKIVKSKSMVTTEVGLDQMLLELDGVSVMETDLAEFILQMDDWDEPSHIVFPNIHKNREQIRKVFEKKLGYDGDNEPVHMARFARKVLREFFLEADIGITGCNFAIADSGIINLVTNEGNADLCISIPKTQIVLMGMERIVPTMEEAEVVDNLLSRSAVGQSLTSYVTFAGRTNSDESDGPEDFHVVIIDNGRSNALGTVFQPMLQCIRCGACLNVCPVYRHIGGHGYGSIYPGPMGAVLSPILGGYEDFGDLPYASSLCGACTDTCPVKIPLHQLLIEHRVKMTDDLKMTHGLDDLTLRVIGKATASPILFKMAMKMDHLPSGVLSKHKQTSVENLYNYDGYLNMGPGLLGGWTSIRDLPRPPKGKDAFREWFKHHKKEQQGGQ
- a CDS encoding (Fe-S)-binding protein, yielding MKVSIYTSCVVDLLFPNVAIAMVEVLERFGVEVDVPDKQICCGQPTYNSGYREESQKTLINQLESFKDSEYVVGAAGSCVAMLKEYEEIFKDDPKYARMAKELNEKTYEFTQFLNRVLGLTDVGATLDAKATYHRSCHMTRLLKERETPFILLDHVKDLEMIPIPHIENCCGFGGTFSVKEPVISNQMVTEKMNDIIDTGAEVLISADMACLMNIGGKFNREGKRIKIMHIAEVLNHGIDESRVHIPDSVHA
- a CDS encoding cysteine synthase family protein; this translates as MYVQTVHQLIGQTPLLEITGFGMPENSKIFAKLEMFNPGGSIKDRLGKKFIETALKQGIIDKNTNIIEPTAGNTGIGLALAALPYQLKVTVVVPKKFSVEKQMLMKALGAEIIHTPTEKGMKGAIDQTEELLQKRPNSYSPRQFENMDNPMTYYETLGPEIVQDHPEPFSSFVAGAGSGGTFTGVASYLKEQQPSIRTTIVEPSGSILNGGPSHSHRTEGIGMEFIPKFVDQNLFDHIYTISDDEAFYYVKELAKTQGIFVGSSSGAAFAAALKEAKSLPNGSHIVTIFPDSSERYLSNHIYD
- a CDS encoding cystathionine gamma-synthase; the encoded protein is MKMKTKLIHGGISRDEQTGAVSVPIYQVSTYAQEKVGKHKGYEYSRSGNPTRFALEELIADLEGGVRGFAFASGLAAIHTVFSMFEAGDHLVIGDDVYGGTYRLLNSVMKRGNLTFTVVDTSDTVQVKKAILPNTKAIYLESPSNPLLKISDLAILAKIAKEHHLLTIVDNTFATPYAQQPLHLGADIVLHSATKYLGGHSDVVAGLVTTNSEKLAEEIGFLQNAIGGVLGPQDSWLLQRGMKTLAIRMEEHEKNAQTLANLLQNHPKVARVYYPGLSTHGNHELAKQQMTSFGGMLSFELSEGLSSKDFVESLKWITLAESLGAVESLVEIPALMTHASIPKEVREAAGIKDELIRVSVGLEDIEDLKEDVNQALERL
- a CDS encoding YfhO family protein, which gives rise to MLKYKYPTLFHKKNRWIWIVIGLLLLSFISIFPISLQSFIYNQDDLPFHKLRLEGYFQSVASGNLFPKIFYNMANGSGYGADLFYPSILLLPYAFLRIIGLPFVQAYFSFQFFLSFQTALFAYLFMQKVSHNQKKSWLFTTIYTLSTYRLLDQSVRGALGETQAFAYLPIAMLGLYYIFFTDQERRGVAPLVIGMSLLLCSHFITSFMFALFILGYLIFAKDTLLKKKIQFFNLAISGIWTFFLTSWVLLPILEQTLAVPFNFGNGSLWSIGLNFSLATLLQNSLTTLSGVWSDIQPNIGIFLLIVAAISIFYFKKVSKKTQHLIFISFLLLILSTNLFPWSLFQHSFLKFIQFPWRILLFVSFFFSLVAVSIWEEKMNKWKNSVPILTGIICLLSISFTSNTLYQFQSIQTNQITNENYGTFQTTALGGGKEYLIAGTNYDQIMQLDQKNITPITALEAIKTLQVERYQNGMIVTLDTQKTTTFQTPFLYYKGYQANDKNGTVYQASEKGGRVTFTVPKGQHSLTIRYQKTLIQQVAGWLSLIAWILFLLWVFTIYHKQDPWKMAPFDTKRKPIATSTI
- the treP gene encoding PTS system trehalose-specific EIIBC component, translated to MAKYQDDATQLLKAIGGKGNISAVTHCATRMRFVLNDQSIADEKAIDDIPVVKGTFTQAGQFQVIIGNDVATFYNEFTKIAGVEGVSKDAVKSASKQNQNAIQKAIGILAEVFAPLIPAIVVGGLILGFRNIIGEIKFDSLDGQTIVQVSQFWKGTYDFLWLIGEAIFHFLPVGITWSIAKKMGTTQILGIVLGITLVSPQLLNAYSVAETAANKIPYWDFGFFHIEMIGYQAQVIPAMLAGFLLAYLEIGLRKVIPQAISMIFVPFFALIPTVLAAHLILGPIGWSIGSWISNVVYAGLTGSFSWLFGSVFGFLYAPLVITGLHHMTNAIDLQLTADFGGTNLWPMIALSNIAQGSAVLAIIFLHRGNKKEEQISIPATISCYLGVTEPAIFGINLKYVYPFVAAMIGSACAGLLSTSFGVMANSIGVGGLPGILSIKPEFWMPFLLCMAVAIVIPIVLTIFFEKKGILTKAGVVDDSISDLFNN